From bacterium HR34, one genomic window encodes:
- the atpC gene encoding ATP synthase epsilon chain, whose product MFVGIYSPNKVIYEGETNSATFPAVEGQITILNNHAPLITYLRKGKIMIKLDYGYKEIEIEGGILHCNGENEVKVIV is encoded by the coding sequence ATGTTTGTTGGTATATACTCTCCAAATAAAGTCATATATGAAGGTGAAACAAATTCTGCAACTTTTCCTGCTGTTGAAGGGCAGATAACTATTTTAAACAATCACGCTCCTTTAATAACCTATTTGAGAAAAGGGAAGATAATGATAAAACTTGATTATGGGTATAAAGAAATAGAAATAGAAGGTGGAATACTTCATTGCAATGGAGAAAACGAGGTAAAAGTAATAGTTTAA
- the pyrE gene encoding Orotate phosphoribosyltransferase codes for MQLIKQVLEYIFPYYCLICKKDLEKEWICDDCFSLIEILERQYCPHCNKVTIDGMKCKKSVKSYINNLYCATSYQNKIVKELIHNFKYAPFCKELSKTLVKLIYYHLLNLNKLNLFLNNKSLGITYIPLHKRKLKLRGFNQSELLAKELADLLKIDFLNEVIIKVKDTQSQTTLKKEERKVNVRDSFKINKKPIKKQIIIVDDVYTTGATMQEAAKVLKENGVKKVIAMVIARE; via the coding sequence ATGCAACTTATCAAACAAGTTTTAGAGTATATTTTTCCATATTATTGTTTAATATGCAAAAAAGATTTGGAAAAAGAGTGGATTTGCGATGATTGCTTTTCTTTAATAGAAATTTTAGAAAGACAATACTGCCCTCATTGCAACAAAGTAACTATTGATGGAATGAAGTGTAAAAAATCAGTAAAAAGTTATATAAACAATTTATACTGCGCCACAAGTTATCAAAATAAAATAGTTAAAGAATTAATACATAATTTTAAGTACGCTCCTTTTTGCAAAGAATTATCCAAAACCTTGGTAAAATTAATTTACTATCACCTACTAAACTTAAATAAACTAAATTTATTTTTAAACAATAAAAGCCTCGGGATAACTTATATTCCTTTACACAAAAGAAAACTAAAATTGCGCGGATTTAACCAGTCAGAACTTTTAGCAAAAGAGTTAGCAGATTTACTTAAAATAGATTTTTTAAATGAGGTAATAATAAAAGTCAAAGACACTCAATCACAAACAACATTAAAAAAAGAAGAAAGAAAAGTAAATGTAAGAGATAGTTTTAAAATAAATAAAAAACCGATAAAAAAACAAATTATTATTGTGGACGATGTTTACACCACAGGTGCAACAATGCAGGAAGCAGCCAAGGTATTAAAAGAAAACGGAGTTAAAAAAGTTATAGCAATGGTTATCGCAAGAGAGTAA
- the ftsA_1 gene encoding Cell division protein FtsA: protein MPFDIFKKISENVLGVDIGTFSIKVVEISKFGSQVNLENYGSVKSYDFLSNPFRNFDEKRAVNIAVDDTVNAIKAILKEAKIESRKAIFSIPDFSTFFTWFSLPPLNEEEIPTAVEFEARKYVPVPLSEVTLDWEIIEKKKNKNGIESKILLAAVSNEIIKQYQEIASLCGLKLLALESEVFALSRIFSTSYKEAIGILVDFGATTTTINIVYDSALQRTYSLDLSGNDITKKLMDKFGIDNPLKAEELKYRIGIKADRKRSSINAVVSEIMPFVEELADNIEKVYNDFYNTEKKSISKVFLSGGSSLLPGLKEFLFKKLGKEVIIVNGPLSVKHNEFLDSILEEKGVFYNVALGVAAREI, encoded by the coding sequence ATGCCCTTTGATATATTTAAAAAAATAAGCGAGAATGTACTTGGTGTTGATATTGGAACTTTTTCTATAAAAGTAGTTGAGATATCAAAGTTTGGCTCGCAGGTTAATTTGGAAAATTATGGCAGCGTAAAGTCGTATGATTTTCTTTCAAACCCTTTTAGGAATTTCGACGAGAAAAGAGCAGTAAATATTGCTGTTGATGATACTGTTAACGCAATTAAGGCAATTTTAAAGGAAGCTAAAATTGAAAGCAGGAAGGCAATTTTTTCAATACCTGATTTTTCAACTTTTTTTACATGGTTTTCTTTACCGCCTTTAAACGAAGAAGAAATACCAACCGCTGTCGAGTTTGAGGCAAGAAAGTATGTTCCAGTTCCTCTTAGTGAAGTTACTTTGGATTGGGAGATTATCGAAAAAAAGAAAAATAAAAATGGAATAGAAAGCAAAATTTTATTGGCCGCGGTATCTAATGAGATTATTAAACAATATCAAGAAATTGCGTCCTTGTGCGGATTGAAACTTTTGGCTTTAGAATCTGAGGTTTTTGCCCTTTCAAGAATATTTAGTACTTCTTACAAAGAAGCAATAGGCATATTAGTTGACTTTGGCGCGACAACAACTACTATTAATATAGTTTATGACAGTGCTTTGCAAAGGACTTATAGTTTAGATTTATCTGGCAACGACATAACAAAAAAACTAATGGATAAATTTGGCATAGACAATCCTCTTAAAGCCGAGGAATTAAAATATAGAATTGGAATAAAAGCAGATAGAAAAAGAAGTTCTATAAACGCTGTTGTTTCTGAAATAATGCCTTTTGTTGAAGAATTGGCAGATAATATAGAAAAGGTGTATAATGATTTTTATAATACGGAAAAGAAAAGCATATCAAAAGTTTTTTTATCTGGAGGGTCCTCGCTGCTACCAGGACTGAAAGAATTTCTCTTTAAAAAATTAGGGAAAGAGGTTATAATTGTGAATGGACCTTTATCAGTTAAACACAATGAATTTTTAGATTCAATATTAGAAGAAAAAGGAGTGTTTTACAATGTTGCCTTAGGGGTAGCAGCAAGGGAAATATAA
- the xpsE_1 gene encoding Type II secretion system protein E has product MDIIKELLKIGKIDQNTADSFYSSGKITLEEAEKFVLEKNIVSPEELLKIKAQLGNVDYMLSLPEDIPPEVLDLLSEESAQFYKIIPISKSGNVIEFGIVDPTNQRSLDAIKFLARQIGLDYKVYVILYSEFEKVARKYKTIKREVKTALKELMEEEVPSESLEKVEEQVSPEQLSNLSAEAPINRVVNIILQNAIEGNASDIHIERTLDKTRVRFRFLGELHESLLLPAKIHNAIVARIKVLANLRIDETRLPQDGRFSITFQGRNIDFRVSTFPAIRGEKVVLRVLDPGKGLKKMSELGLEGRNLELIEKASQMPYGMILVTGPTGSGKTTTLYTILMKLNDEKVNIVTLEDPVEYYIDGINQSQVRPDIGYTFASGLRSILRQDPNVIMVGEIRDRESAELAVNAALTGHIVLSTLHTNNAVGVIPRILDLGVMPFLLPSALNIMISQRLVRVLCDNCKKKIKPPAKIKNIILEELEDLPSQEKEKIDLSEIYVWQAVGCKKCNDQGYSGRIGIYEILEMTPELKRIVVEKPVESNILKEAKRQGMISLRQDGILKVLRGITSMEEVLRVTAEY; this is encoded by the coding sequence ATGGATATAATAAAAGAACTTTTAAAAATAGGCAAAATAGATCAAAATACTGCGGATAGCTTTTATTCCTCTGGCAAAATAACTTTAGAAGAGGCAGAAAAGTTTGTTTTGGAGAAAAATATAGTTTCCCCAGAAGAATTATTAAAAATAAAAGCGCAGCTTGGCAATGTTGATTATATGTTATCTCTGCCAGAAGATATACCGCCTGAAGTTTTGGATTTGTTGTCAGAGGAGTCGGCGCAATTTTATAAAATTATCCCTATATCTAAAAGTGGCAATGTCATAGAATTTGGTATAGTGGATCCAACAAATCAGAGAAGTTTAGACGCTATTAAGTTTTTAGCAAGACAAATAGGTTTAGATTATAAAGTTTATGTCATTTTATATTCTGAATTCGAAAAAGTTGCCAGGAAATATAAGACCATAAAAAGAGAAGTAAAAACTGCTTTGAAAGAATTAATGGAAGAAGAAGTTCCAAGCGAATCTTTAGAAAAAGTAGAAGAACAAGTTTCTCCAGAACAATTATCTAATTTATCAGCAGAGGCTCCTATAAACAGAGTAGTTAATATAATTCTACAAAACGCTATTGAAGGAAATGCTTCTGATATTCATATAGAGAGAACTTTAGATAAAACAAGAGTAAGGTTTAGGTTTTTGGGAGAGTTGCACGAAAGTCTTTTGTTGCCTGCAAAAATTCACAACGCCATAGTTGCAAGAATAAAAGTACTTGCTAATCTAAGAATAGATGAAACAAGATTGCCTCAGGATGGCAGGTTTTCTATAACTTTTCAAGGGAGGAATATAGATTTTAGAGTGTCTACATTTCCAGCTATTAGAGGAGAAAAAGTTGTACTTAGAGTTCTAGATCCAGGTAAAGGTCTCAAGAAAATGTCAGAATTAGGTTTAGAAGGAAGGAATTTAGAGCTTATAGAAAAAGCTTCCCAGATGCCTTATGGAATGATATTGGTTACAGGTCCCACCGGCTCTGGTAAAACAACCACTCTTTATACCATTTTAATGAAACTAAATGATGAAAAAGTTAATATTGTAACTCTTGAAGATCCTGTAGAGTATTATATAGATGGGATTAATCAGTCGCAGGTAAGACCAGACATAGGTTATACATTTGCTTCTGGTTTAAGAAGTATTTTAAGGCAGGATCCTAATGTTATTATGGTGGGTGAGATAAGAGACAGGGAATCGGCGGAACTGGCTGTTAACGCTGCTCTTACAGGCCATATTGTTCTTTCAACCTTGCACACAAACAATGCTGTTGGAGTTATTCCAAGAATACTTGATCTTGGAGTTATGCCATTTTTGTTGCCGTCAGCCTTAAATATTATGATCTCTCAAAGGCTTGTTAGGGTTTTATGTGATAATTGTAAAAAGAAGATAAAACCGCCGGCAAAAATAAAAAACATTATATTGGAAGAGTTAGAGGATTTACCTTCTCAAGAAAAAGAAAAAATTGATTTGTCTGAAATTTATGTATGGCAGGCTGTGGGTTGTAAAAAATGCAATGATCAAGGTTATTCTGGTAGAATTGGTATATATGAGATATTAGAAATGACCCCAGAGCTTAAAAGAATAGTTGTTGAAAAACCAGTAGAATCAAATATATTGAAAGAAGCAAAAAGGCAAGGCATGATAAGTTTAAGGCAAGATGGTATATTGAAAGTTTTAAGAGGTATAACATCAATGGAAGAAGTTTTAAGAGTAACCGCTGAATATTAA
- the mtrA gene encoding DNA-binding response regulator MtrA, protein MTEEKYKILLVEDDKFLADIYTTKFTHEGFDVLNVGDGAMVLEKAKVYKPDLVMLDLVLPNMDGWEVFEALRNDEETKNLKVVVFSNLDSQEDYEKAKKFSAIGYIVKAKNTPKDVVEKIKELINK, encoded by the coding sequence ATGACAGAAGAAAAATATAAAATTTTATTGGTTGAGGACGACAAGTTTTTGGCTGATATTTACACAACAAAGTTTACGCATGAAGGTTTTGATGTTTTAAATGTTGGAGATGGGGCTATGGTTTTAGAAAAAGCAAAAGTATATAAACCTGATTTGGTGATGCTTGATTTAGTTTTACCAAATATGGACGGTTGGGAAGTATTCGAGGCTTTAAGAAATGATGAAGAAACAAAAAACTTAAAAGTTGTGGTGTTTTCAAATTTAGATTCGCAAGAAGATTATGAAAAGGCAAAAAAGTTTAGCGCTATAGGTTATATAGTCAAGGCAAAAAATACTCCAAAAGATGTAGTCGAAAAGATTAAAGAATTAATTAATAAATAA
- the pilT gene encoding Twitching mobility protein, whose amino-acid sequence MKKTFKIESVLEAAIKENVSDVHFTSNEIPYIRVNRRLICLNEVGIITTEELEDFLFSILLDDMRENLYKERSLDFSYTFKKGHRFRVNAFFESGRLCCALRYIPSEIKSIEELNLPESLHKISQATQGFVLVTGPTGHGKSTTLASIIQEINIKRSEHIITIENPIEYIFKDGQSLIHQREVGVDTPSFNRALKDALREDPNVIMVGEMRDLETMATAITAAETGHLVLSTLHTNSAAETIHRIVDSFPPHQQNQVRLQLASSLLAIISQRLLPSLNGGLIPAVEILFKNAAVSNLIRENKIHEVHNIMESSIKEGMISLNRYLVKLVKEGKISQEVAFVFSNDPQELKLFLS is encoded by the coding sequence ATGAAAAAAACTTTTAAAATAGAAAGTGTTTTAGAGGCTGCTATTAAAGAAAATGTTTCAGATGTGCACTTTACTTCTAATGAAATTCCTTATATAAGGGTGAACAGAAGATTAATATGTTTAAATGAAGTCGGGATTATAACAACAGAAGAATTGGAAGATTTTTTGTTTTCTATATTGTTAGATGATATGAGAGAAAATCTATACAAAGAAAGAAGCTTAGATTTTTCATATACTTTTAAAAAGGGACACCGTTTTAGAGTTAATGCTTTTTTTGAATCTGGAAGATTATGTTGTGCTTTGAGGTATATACCGTCTGAGATAAAAAGTATAGAAGAGTTAAATCTACCAGAATCATTGCATAAAATATCGCAAGCAACACAAGGTTTTGTGTTAGTAACAGGCCCTACAGGCCATGGTAAATCAACAACCTTAGCTTCCATAATTCAGGAGATAAATATCAAAAGGAGCGAACATATAATAACAATAGAGAATCCAATAGAGTATATATTTAAAGATGGTCAATCTTTAATCCATCAAAGAGAAGTTGGAGTAGATACGCCATCATTCAATAGAGCATTAAAAGATGCATTAAGAGAAGATCCTAATGTTATTATGGTGGGTGAGATGAGAGATTTAGAGACGATGGCGACTGCTATTACAGCAGCTGAAACAGGACATTTAGTTCTATCAACATTGCATACTAATTCAGCGGCAGAAACAATTCACAGAATAGTTGATTCATTCCCTCCTCATCAGCAAAATCAAGTGAGATTGCAATTGGCTTCTTCTCTGTTGGCAATAATATCTCAACGTCTTTTACCTTCTTTAAATGGCGGGCTTATACCGGCCGTTGAAATATTATTTAAAAACGCTGCAGTTTCTAATTTAATAAGAGAAAATAAAATTCATGAAGTTCATAATATTATGGAATCGTCAATAAAAGAAGGTATGATTTCTTTAAATAGATATTTGGTAAAACTTGTAAAAGAAGGGAAAATTTCTCAAGAAGTAGCATTTGTTTTTTCTAACGATCCTCAAGAATTAAAGTTATTTCTAAGTTAG
- the epsF_1 gene encoding Type II secretion system protein F, whose protein sequence is MKFKYQARNKDGKLVSGIVEAPSKEAAIYLIQEKGLFLTFLEQKEEGGLFSKTTKITGKISQKDIMVFFRQLATMVGAGIPLVEALKSLADQSDKKILRETIQNITKEVEAGSPLSSVLEKYPQYFSELIVGLLKAGEASGTLAKSLEYLAEYLENENYIYSKIKSALAYPAFIVVAMIGIIFILAFFVLPNLLIVFESVGTENLPITTKIIISSTNIIRSYGMYILMMFGFILFLLYRYFFQTIEGKKTLSKILYSLPIIKNTVRKIYVSRFAEVFSTLLLSGIPITSALEISSTVIGDEVYKKIILVAKEEVKKGEKLSSVLSQFSPQYLDPIFVRMIYVGESSGKLGDSLKNLVKVYRNEVESSIEGILSLMEPAIMVLLGGVVGIIVISILLPMYQNLMNTGF, encoded by the coding sequence ATGAAGTTTAAATATCAAGCAAGAAACAAAGATGGTAAATTGGTTTCTGGTATTGTTGAGGCTCCGAGTAAAGAAGCTGCGATTTACCTTATTCAAGAAAAAGGGTTATTTTTAACATTTTTAGAGCAGAAAGAAGAAGGCGGTTTGTTTTCAAAAACAACTAAAATAACAGGAAAAATTTCCCAAAAAGATATTATGGTGTTTTTTAGGCAACTGGCAACTATGGTTGGTGCTGGTATTCCGTTGGTTGAGGCTTTGAAGTCTTTGGCTGATCAGTCAGACAAAAAGATTTTAAGAGAAACAATACAAAATATAACAAAAGAAGTTGAGGCAGGTTCTCCTTTATCATCTGTGTTAGAAAAATATCCTCAATATTTTTCTGAGTTAATTGTTGGTTTGTTGAAAGCAGGAGAGGCATCTGGAACTTTGGCAAAATCTTTGGAATATTTAGCAGAATATCTTGAAAATGAAAATTATATTTACAGCAAAATTAAAAGCGCGCTTGCTTACCCGGCTTTTATAGTTGTTGCTATGATAGGTATTATATTTATACTAGCTTTTTTTGTACTACCAAATCTTTTAATAGTTTTTGAAAGTGTTGGTACAGAGAATCTTCCAATAACCACGAAAATTATTATATCTTCGACAAATATAATAAGAAGTTATGGTATGTATATTTTAATGATGTTTGGTTTTATCCTGTTTTTGCTTTATAGATATTTTTTTCAAACAATAGAGGGCAAAAAAACACTTAGCAAAATCCTTTACTCTTTACCTATTATAAAAAACACTGTCAGGAAAATTTATGTTTCAAGGTTTGCCGAAGTATTTTCTACCCTGCTTTTAAGTGGTATACCAATAACCTCTGCACTTGAAATATCTAGCACTGTAATTGGCGACGAGGTTTACAAAAAAATAATTTTAGTAGCAAAAGAAGAGGTTAAAAAAGGGGAAAAGTTAAGTTCTGTTTTATCTCAGTTTTCTCCTCAATATTTAGATCCTATTTTTGTTAGAATGATTTATGTTGGAGAAAGTTCTGGTAAATTGGGCGATTCGTTAAAAAATTTGGTAAAAGTTTACAGGAACGAGGTAGAAAGTAGCATTGAGGGAATTTTATCCTTAATGGAACCTGCTATAATGGTGTTATTGGGTGGAGTCGTTGGCATCATAGTTATTTCAATTTTACTTCCGATGTATCAGAACTTAATGAATACAGGCTTTTAA
- the pilE gene encoding Fimbrial protein: MQNTKKGFTLIELLIVIAIIGILATALALNIPAYLNRAKNGALKGAVANIPVGATNWSISNNGAFTGFSTECVKGATSSIEECKKAREQASGNLTGNSDADSFCIKAPGFGGINYCTDASGNVYENKSCSAAAPYVCQ, translated from the coding sequence ATGCAAAATACAAAAAAAGGTTTCACGTTAATTGAGTTATTAATAGTAATTGCTATTATTGGCATTTTAGCAACAGCATTGGCACTGAACATTCCAGCTTATTTAAATAGGGCTAAAAATGGGGCTTTGAAGGGTGCAGTGGCAAATATACCTGTTGGCGCTACAAATTGGTCAATTAGTAATAACGGTGCATTTACCGGTTTCAGTACAGAATGTGTGAAGGGGGCAACTAGTAGTATAGAAGAATGTAAAAAGGCAAGAGAACAAGCTAGCGGCAACTTAACAGGAAACTCTGACGCAGATAGTTTTTGTATTAAAGCGCCAGGTTTTGGAGGTATAAATTATTGTACAGATGCAAGCGGCAATGTTTATGAAAATAAAAGCTGTAGTGCCGCTGCTCCGTATGTTTGCCAATAA
- the mrdB gene encoding Peptidoglycan glycosyltransferase MrdB, which produces MFFSFSIIARFLYLLKDYLFFVLPAILLSVIGIISLYYYPHMPNLDNYEKQIIFLFVALIFSFVISVLDYRAIISNSYLLLFIYGFFILSLIGLFFFSKTIRGIQGWYTIGPFSFDPSQFLQIIVLIIIAKYFSSKYEKAKNKIAYIIISGLYAFLPFLLIMLQPNLGTAIIFVLIWLSFLFLAGAKKIYTFLILFALIISSFFAWNYVLQDYQKERVLSFISKEKDILGSAWNQYQSQVAIGSSSFFGKGLGHGTQTRLGFLPEAHTDFMFSAIVEELGLFGAILIFGLFVWLFYNVLKVALSLQDRFSYFFCFGYVILILIYIILNIGSNIGILPVIGVSLPFVSYGGSFLLSLFLGLGLIHSIKKHKNL; this is translated from the coding sequence ATGTTTTTTAGTTTTTCTATTATTGCAAGGTTTCTTTACCTCTTGAAAGATTATTTATTTTTCGTTTTGCCGGCGATTCTTTTGAGTGTTATTGGAATAATATCTCTTTATTATTATCCTCACATGCCAAACTTGGATAATTATGAAAAACAAATAATTTTTCTTTTTGTAGCTCTAATATTTTCTTTTGTAATTTCTGTTTTAGATTACAGGGCTATAATTTCAAATTCGTATCTTTTGCTTTTTATTTATGGTTTCTTTATTTTATCTTTGATTGGTCTTTTTTTCTTTTCTAAGACGATAAGAGGCATACAAGGATGGTACACAATAGGTCCTTTTTCTTTTGACCCCTCTCAGTTTTTACAAATAATTGTTTTAATTATTATAGCGAAATACTTTTCTTCAAAATATGAAAAAGCAAAAAACAAAATAGCCTATATTATAATTTCAGGTCTATATGCTTTTTTGCCATTTTTGTTAATTATGCTGCAGCCTAATTTGGGAACAGCCATAATTTTTGTTTTAATATGGCTTTCTTTTCTCTTTTTGGCAGGCGCAAAAAAAATTTATACTTTTTTAATATTATTTGCTTTAATTATTTCATCATTTTTTGCTTGGAACTATGTTTTGCAAGATTATCAAAAAGAAAGAGTATTGTCTTTTATATCGAAAGAAAAAGATATTTTAGGAAGCGCGTGGAATCAATATCAATCTCAGGTTGCGATAGGATCTTCAAGTTTTTTTGGTAAAGGATTGGGGCACGGCACGCAAACAAGATTAGGGTTTTTGCCAGAGGCCCATACTGATTTTATGTTTTCAGCAATAGTTGAAGAATTAGGACTTTTTGGCGCTATTTTAATTTTTGGTTTATTCGTTTGGCTTTTTTATAACGTTTTAAAGGTTGCCTTATCATTGCAAGATAGATTTTCTTATTTTTTTTGTTTTGGCTATGTTATTTTGATTTTAATTTATATAATATTAAATATAGGGTCTAACATAGGCATTTTGCCTGTTATTGGGGTATCTTTACCTTTTGTTAGTTATGGAGGGTCATTTCTTTTATCGTTGTTTTTGGGTTTGGGTTTGATACATAGCATAAAAAAACATAAAAATTTATGA
- the epsF_2 gene encoding Type II secretion system protein F yields MRFYYKAKNLQGDIQEGYLEAQDTKELAKILKNKGFFVVDFREVGEKSGFDIKSSRGLPISFGVPLKEKILFLRNLKVMLDSGISLPEALQKISGYVKNKKLKLAISDIKEKVVKGKKLSEAISYHKDIFPNLYYTMIKAGEESGNLGNALESILIQTEREYELTSNIKGAMIYPAVIIMTMIGIGVIMLVFVVPSLSNMFESLGVELPQTTKAIIFIGDLFLSYWYLFVIMLGVLAFFAKKTLFSSAKEGKGPLVSKMLLRIPLVSNLMKSILVARFVRMLAILLKSGVSLVESLEIIKDTLDNYYYKKAIEDAKEKVQKGIKLSEALQPYYNLFIPPTIELIAVGEDTGKTSDILSNLSIFMEEEIKRSTKNIISAIEPMIMVLIGGVIGFFAVAMIQPMMSLMSAI; encoded by the coding sequence ATGAGATTTTATTATAAAGCGAAAAATTTACAAGGCGATATTCAGGAAGGTTATTTGGAGGCACAAGACACAAAAGAACTTGCCAAAATTTTAAAGAATAAAGGTTTTTTTGTCGTTGATTTTAGAGAAGTTGGAGAAAAAAGTGGTTTTGACATTAAAAGCAGCAGAGGTTTGCCAATAAGTTTTGGCGTTCCCTTAAAAGAAAAAATACTTTTTTTAAGGAATTTAAAAGTTATGTTAGATTCTGGCATTTCTTTGCCAGAAGCATTGCAAAAAATTTCAGGTTATGTGAAAAACAAAAAATTAAAGCTTGCGATATCAGATATAAAAGAAAAAGTTGTAAAAGGTAAAAAATTATCAGAAGCAATATCATATCATAAGGATATTTTCCCAAACTTATATTACACAATGATAAAAGCAGGTGAGGAATCTGGAAATTTAGGCAATGCTTTGGAGAGCATATTAATTCAAACAGAAAGGGAATATGAGTTAACTTCAAATATAAAAGGAGCGATGATATATCCTGCTGTTATTATTATGACAATGATAGGCATTGGTGTTATTATGCTTGTTTTTGTTGTGCCAAGTCTTTCTAATATGTTTGAGAGTTTGGGTGTTGAATTACCCCAAACTACTAAAGCTATTATTTTTATAGGAGATTTATTTTTAAGCTATTGGTATTTGTTTGTAATAATGTTGGGCGTGCTTGCATTTTTTGCCAAAAAAACTTTGTTTAGTAGCGCAAAAGAAGGGAAAGGGCCTCTTGTGAGTAAAATGTTATTAAGAATTCCTTTAGTGTCCAATTTGATGAAAAGCATACTTGTTGCAAGATTTGTTAGAATGCTGGCTATTTTATTGAAATCTGGTGTTTCTTTAGTAGAATCATTAGAAATTATTAAGGACACTTTAGACAATTATTATTACAAAAAAGCTATCGAAGATGCAAAAGAAAAAGTTCAAAAAGGGATAAAGCTATCAGAAGCATTACAGCCTTATTATAATCTTTTTATACCACCGACAATAGAATTAATAGCAGTTGGTGAGGATACTGGTAAAACATCAGATATCTTGTCTAATTTATCGATTTTTATGGAAGAAGAAATTAAAAGATCAACTAAAAATATAATATCAGCAATAGAGCCAATGATTATGGTTTTAATAGGTGGTGTTATAGGCTTTTTTGCTGTTGCTATGATACAACCTATGATGTCGCTTATGAGTGCAATTTAA